In Bufo gargarizans isolate SCDJY-AF-19 chromosome 6, ASM1485885v1, whole genome shotgun sequence, a single genomic region encodes these proteins:
- the LOC122939793 gene encoding oocyte zinc finger protein XlCOF7.1-like isoform X1, giving the protein MERDTNHFTENILNIALEIIFLLTGETYGPVKTSSECVTSSNSHYVYGESYRTQNLITESSLQLLTHNKTTNEKILELTNKIIELMTGEDTNQENLIPEQAHDEVVDVNEMKVNNEEIDQHLEEDNSCFNAPEVEQNITECPSNDNFALIEPVENDSDSVSTGSLKNDKTTSSISSCETDQINSKKRRKHICSECGKAFLRVAHLVVHQRTHSGEKPFSCSSCGKCFISKSRLDRHWQIHTGEKRYFCSECGKSFFNNSHLQIHQRIHKGEKPFVCSDCGRSFTERSNYTRHLKIHTGEKPFSCSVCGQSFVQLIHLLVHQKKHEVENQFSCRKCKEFFPSEEAFLTHQKVHDHKLYSCPECRKCFLNVVSWIRHQRLHTGEKLYTCPHCKKQFINKSHLETHKRIHTGEKPFACPECKKHFSDKSALNKHIAAHRGETPFNCNECPKGFKRKVSLFLHQQLHKGNKVFTCSRCRKYFSNEVDLLTHQKIHEADNPISCPECHKVFVSKVSLVAHQKRHIGEKPFSCLDCGKAFNDKSSLVAHRRVHTGEKPFACADCGKVFSVKSNMVRHQKTQTGEEPLTCADCGEIFRSKSCFDFHRKKIHTGVKYFSCSKCEEKFTNRLSWRKHCQIHKDEKIYTELHKQLTMYECAKCKKNFNKKSNLVRHMKIHDKK; this is encoded by the exons ATGGAGAGGGACACAAATCACTTTAcagaaaatatattaaatatagccTTAGAGATCATCttcctgctgactggagag ACCTATGGTCCTGTGAAGACATCAAGTGAATGTGTAACATCTAGCAATAGCCACTATGTATATGGAGAATCTTATAGGACACAGAACCTTATCACGGAGTCTTCACTTCAGTTACTTACACATAATAAAACTACTAATGAGAAGATCCTCGAACTCACCAACAAGATCATTGAGCtgatgactggagag GACACAAACCAGGAGAACCTTATACCAGAGCAAGCACATGATGAAGTGGTGGATGTCAATGAGATGAAAGTAAATAACGAGGAGATAG ACCAACATTTAGAAGAGGATAATAGCTGCTTTAATGCACCTGAAGTTGAACAAAACATCACGGAGTGTCCATCCAATGACAACTTTGCTTTAATAGAACCAGTTGAAAATGACAGTGATAGTGTATCTACTGGTAGTTTGAAAAATGACAAAACCACCAGTAGCATCTCAAGTTGTGAAACAGATCAGATAAATTCTAAAAAAAGAAGGAAGCACATTTGCTCTGAATGTGGCAAAGCTTTCCTGCGCGTAGCACACCTGGTTGTACACCAAAGAACACACTCAGGTGAGAAGCCTTTCTCATGTTCAtcttgtggaaaatgttttatcaGCAAATCACGTCTCGACCGACATTGgcaaattcacacaggagaaaaacgATACTTTTGCTCAGAGTgtggaaaaagtttttttaataaTTCCCATCTCCAAATCCACCAAAGAATCCATAAAGGCGAGAAACCATTTGTATGTTCAGACTGTGGTAGATCTTTTACAGAGCGTTCCAACTACACCCGTCATCTGAAGATCCATACAGGGGAAAAGCCGTTTTCATGTTCTGTTTGTGGTCAAAGCTTTGTGCAACTAATTCATCTCTTGGTGCATCAAAAGAAGCATGAAGTTGAAAACCAGTTTTCTTGCCGAAAATGTAAAGAATTCTTTCCTTCAGAGGAAGCCTTTCTGACCCATCAAAAAGTCCACGACCATAAACTGTATTCTTGTCCTGAATGCAGAAAGTGTTTTCTGAATGTTGTTAGCTGGATTAGACATCAGAGACTTCATACGGGTGAGAAGTTATATACCTGCCCTCACTGCAAAAAGCAGTTTATAAATAAATCCCATCTGGAAACACATAAGAGAATCCACACGGGGGAGAAGCCTTTTGCCTGTCCTGAATGCAAGAAGCATTTTAGTGATAAATCAGCTCTAAATAAGCATATTGCAGCCCACAGGGGAGAAACACCCTTTAACTGCAACGAATGTCCTAAAGGTTTTAAGCGGAAAGTGAGCCTTTTTTTACACCAGCAGCTACATAAGGGAAATAAAGTGTTTACTTGTTCTAGATGtagaaaatatttttccaatgaaGTTGATCTACTGACCCACCAGAAGATTCATGAGGCTGATAACCCAATATCTTGCCCAGAGTGTCATAAAGTGTTTGTTAGTAAAGTGAGCTTAGTTGCCCATCAGAAGCGTCATATTGGGGAAAAGCCGTTTTCATGCTTAGACTGTGGTAAAGCCTTTAACGACAAGTCAAGTTTGGTTGCACATCGGAGagtccacacaggagagaaaccatttgcCTGTGCTGACTGTGGCAAAGTTTTTTCTGTAAAGTCAAATATGGTTCGCCACCAAAAAACCCAGACAGGAGAGGAACCTTTAACTTGTGCTGACTGTGGAGAAATCTTTAGGTCAAAATCATGTTTTGACTTCCATCGGAAAAAAATTCATACCGGcgtaaaatatttttcatgttCCAAATGTGAAGAAAAGTTCACCAACAGGTTGAGCTGGCGTAAGCATTGTCAGATCCACAAAGATGAGAAGATTTACACTGAACTGCACAAGCAGCTAACAATGTATGAATGCGCCAAGTGCAAAAAGAATTTTAATAAAAAGTCCAACTTAGTAAGACATATGAAAATTCATGACAAGAAGTAA
- the LOC122939793 gene encoding gastrula zinc finger protein XlCGF57.1-like isoform X2, which produces MDTNQENLIPEQAHDEVVDVNEMKVNNEEIDQHLEEDNSCFNAPEVEQNITECPSNDNFALIEPVENDSDSVSTGSLKNDKTTSSISSCETDQINSKKRRKHICSECGKAFLRVAHLVVHQRTHSGEKPFSCSSCGKCFISKSRLDRHWQIHTGEKRYFCSECGKSFFNNSHLQIHQRIHKGEKPFVCSDCGRSFTERSNYTRHLKIHTGEKPFSCSVCGQSFVQLIHLLVHQKKHEVENQFSCRKCKEFFPSEEAFLTHQKVHDHKLYSCPECRKCFLNVVSWIRHQRLHTGEKLYTCPHCKKQFINKSHLETHKRIHTGEKPFACPECKKHFSDKSALNKHIAAHRGETPFNCNECPKGFKRKVSLFLHQQLHKGNKVFTCSRCRKYFSNEVDLLTHQKIHEADNPISCPECHKVFVSKVSLVAHQKRHIGEKPFSCLDCGKAFNDKSSLVAHRRVHTGEKPFACADCGKVFSVKSNMVRHQKTQTGEEPLTCADCGEIFRSKSCFDFHRKKIHTGVKYFSCSKCEEKFTNRLSWRKHCQIHKDEKIYTELHKQLTMYECAKCKKNFNKKSNLVRHMKIHDKK; this is translated from the exons ATG GACACAAACCAGGAGAACCTTATACCAGAGCAAGCACATGATGAAGTGGTGGATGTCAATGAGATGAAAGTAAATAACGAGGAGATAG ACCAACATTTAGAAGAGGATAATAGCTGCTTTAATGCACCTGAAGTTGAACAAAACATCACGGAGTGTCCATCCAATGACAACTTTGCTTTAATAGAACCAGTTGAAAATGACAGTGATAGTGTATCTACTGGTAGTTTGAAAAATGACAAAACCACCAGTAGCATCTCAAGTTGTGAAACAGATCAGATAAATTCTAAAAAAAGAAGGAAGCACATTTGCTCTGAATGTGGCAAAGCTTTCCTGCGCGTAGCACACCTGGTTGTACACCAAAGAACACACTCAGGTGAGAAGCCTTTCTCATGTTCAtcttgtggaaaatgttttatcaGCAAATCACGTCTCGACCGACATTGgcaaattcacacaggagaaaaacgATACTTTTGCTCAGAGTgtggaaaaagtttttttaataaTTCCCATCTCCAAATCCACCAAAGAATCCATAAAGGCGAGAAACCATTTGTATGTTCAGACTGTGGTAGATCTTTTACAGAGCGTTCCAACTACACCCGTCATCTGAAGATCCATACAGGGGAAAAGCCGTTTTCATGTTCTGTTTGTGGTCAAAGCTTTGTGCAACTAATTCATCTCTTGGTGCATCAAAAGAAGCATGAAGTTGAAAACCAGTTTTCTTGCCGAAAATGTAAAGAATTCTTTCCTTCAGAGGAAGCCTTTCTGACCCATCAAAAAGTCCACGACCATAAACTGTATTCTTGTCCTGAATGCAGAAAGTGTTTTCTGAATGTTGTTAGCTGGATTAGACATCAGAGACTTCATACGGGTGAGAAGTTATATACCTGCCCTCACTGCAAAAAGCAGTTTATAAATAAATCCCATCTGGAAACACATAAGAGAATCCACACGGGGGAGAAGCCTTTTGCCTGTCCTGAATGCAAGAAGCATTTTAGTGATAAATCAGCTCTAAATAAGCATATTGCAGCCCACAGGGGAGAAACACCCTTTAACTGCAACGAATGTCCTAAAGGTTTTAAGCGGAAAGTGAGCCTTTTTTTACACCAGCAGCTACATAAGGGAAATAAAGTGTTTACTTGTTCTAGATGtagaaaatatttttccaatgaaGTTGATCTACTGACCCACCAGAAGATTCATGAGGCTGATAACCCAATATCTTGCCCAGAGTGTCATAAAGTGTTTGTTAGTAAAGTGAGCTTAGTTGCCCATCAGAAGCGTCATATTGGGGAAAAGCCGTTTTCATGCTTAGACTGTGGTAAAGCCTTTAACGACAAGTCAAGTTTGGTTGCACATCGGAGagtccacacaggagagaaaccatttgcCTGTGCTGACTGTGGCAAAGTTTTTTCTGTAAAGTCAAATATGGTTCGCCACCAAAAAACCCAGACAGGAGAGGAACCTTTAACTTGTGCTGACTGTGGAGAAATCTTTAGGTCAAAATCATGTTTTGACTTCCATCGGAAAAAAATTCATACCGGcgtaaaatatttttcatgttCCAAATGTGAAGAAAAGTTCACCAACAGGTTGAGCTGGCGTAAGCATTGTCAGATCCACAAAGATGAGAAGATTTACACTGAACTGCACAAGCAGCTAACAATGTATGAATGCGCCAAGTGCAAAAAGAATTTTAATAAAAAGTCCAACTTAGTAAGACATATGAAAATTCATGACAAGAAGTAA